TTGGCAGAGTAGAGACATCTGGCACCGTTCAAAGAGTCTTCATGGAGATCAACCCTATCGTGGTCAATATTGGCTGTGTCAAGAGTAACCGCATTCTTGTACTGAGGTATACTGGATATGGCAACAGTAGTCGTCACATTGTTAGTCTGTTTCTTCTCAATGAGTCTCTTGTCATAGCCACGTTCATCAATATGTCTCCATTTATcagtcttctcaaagtGCTTGAAACCACAGTAGTCCTCATTCCTTACAAAGAGACTTAGTAGTGAAGTATTACTCTTAGTAGTACCTGGTacagagagaatgaatatgCACTGTTCCTTATCCTCTGCCTGCCATATGGTAGTCTCAGAGTCCTTTACCTCCTGAACGTGGTAGCCAGGTAATGGTGAGAAGGCTCTGTGTACTATACCATTGAAGACATTGTCACAGAAGTACACATTCTGAGGAGTCTTGTCACTTAGGTTGAATACAGCAGGAGTAGTGGTCTTGTAGTCATTCTTTGGTCCAAGTAATTGGTGGGAGAATGTCCACTTGTCCTTCATCTCATAGACCATGAACTTGGATCCATCTATACAGTCCACAAAGACTGTTATAAATGAATTTTTGCCAGACTTGTCATGGAACATGAGATACCtacattcctcattctcagACGACTGCCATACTAGGTCCTTACCAGAGACCACCTTGTCAAAGTAGTATCCGTATATGGTAATGAAGACTGTGGTAGCAACACCattcatctccatcttgAACACCCTGTACTTCTCTGGGTCATGTTTTCCAGTTAGGTCAAGTGTCAGTCTGAAAGATGGGATTGGTAGTGTCTTGGTAATGTCAGTAGAGATGGCTTCGTGGTTTACCATATGCCAAATattgttcttcagatgGTATGACAGAATGGCGGGAATGTTGAAAGGTGATTGAACAAGAATGTAGAGATGAGTGTCGCTGGAGAGAAGTACCATGTTGGCATAGTAGTCATCTGAAGACGGAGTCCATATGGTAATGTTACCCTGAACTACCTTCTTTATGACACCATTCTTGGGAGTACAAACAGCATACTTGTGACCTCCATATGTCATGAAACCAGAGTTAAATCTAGAGTCTATGTGGTATCTACTCAAGTCAAAAGTATATTCATAGTATCCATCAGTTGTGGTAGTCAAGGCAAACCTGAGTGGTTCAGTCAACTTTAGGACCATCAAGTTCAGCTTGTCATTGAATACATCCTGACTAAGACATATCCACTTGTCAGTATCCAATGCAAGATGTACAATGTTACTTCCATCCTTACCAACTGTACGGATCTTGAGAAGTTTTGGTCCATTGTCCAAATAAAGACGACCGTAGACACAGACCTCATCATCCTCAGGTTTCCATACAGTAAGTTTGCCACTAGATATCTCATCTATAACATCATCATCCGTAGTGTAAAAGGTAGCGTAAGATACTCCCTTGAAGGTGCCATTCTCAGTTTTAACTCTGGAGTCCAGTGCCTTTGAGACATCCAGAGAGATTGTGTTAGGTGCATCAGGTACCTCGAGTGGAACATAGAATGGAGTTTGGTCAACTTGTCTGTACCCTAGTTTCTCAAATAGTTCATCATACTTCTTCTGTGGCACCTTTACAAGCTCCTTGTCAAGTCTAGCAAAGTGGAGAGTCCCATCCTCAGTGACTATCTGGACTAGTTGTATGGACTCCTCAGTGGAGAATGTACTGACGTAGAGACACTTGGAGTTGCCATTGGTCCATAATACCTTACCAAGTACTACTCTGCCAATGGTATGTTTAGGTAGTGGTAGGTAGACTGCAGATGAGAGTGTATCCAACTGGAACCTGTCAATCTCAAAGTCCACTTCAGCCGGAGTAATGAGATCCAGAGTATCTATGGTAGAAATAATGAACTCCAAGTCTTCATCAGATCCACCATCTCCAGAGTCTAGTCTTGATAAGGCATCATTGTACTCCTCAGCTGTAATGCTACTTAGTCTACCGTCCTCCATCTCAAAGTGCATATACTTCTCACAACCATCCATAATACACAGTTGAGCAAGTtctatggatattcctCTGTAGGTAATGACAGCAAATTTACACTGTGCACCAGCTTTGAGAGTCTGCCATAGAGAGTCATTGCCGAAGAGAACCTTGGTAACACGAGCATCCTCTGGTGGACTATACTTGATGCTAGTGAGTACTCTCAACCTTGTAGTCTCCATGGTATACTTGCTAGTATCTACCTTGGCAACATCCAGAGTGAGCACTTCCCTGGTATCTCTCTCAACAGACTCAGACAACTTAGATTTAGTGGTGCCAGCAAGGTCCCTCAATATACCTTTGTAGTCCAGAGTGTTAATAACTGTCCATTCTCCACTGTTGTAGAAATAGTAGTGTTCTAGTTTACCATCAGATAGTCTCACAAAAATGTTCAGTAGGATAGGAGTATTGTCAAGAAAACTGGTAAGGGAATATAAACACTTTTCACCTTTATCACCTCTCCAAAGAAGTATCACTCCATCAGTAACCATATTAGCTATATATTCGGCATTAACAACATGAGTGTGAGTTAAAACACCATCATTATGGAAGcttacaaatttgcattCATCAGTTCCCCTACGGGATATATCCAATGAGAAAACCGTCTTAGAGTGTTTGTAGGATTCTAGTGCTTCAACATCAGCAGAACGTATTATTTTAGCATCATTTAGGTCATAAAACACCTCCAAAATCGAATTATTATAAAATCTTGAAATATATATTACTGATAGTTCATTGTCCTTCATAAATACATATACGCCTTTAAATTGCTCTCCCAGATGAGGATTACAATTGACTTGATCTTTAATTGTATTGAAATTAAATGTTGGTCCAGGAATGTATACAACGGCAGGGATATTGGTTACGAAGGTTTTTATAACTCTATACGTTTCATGGAGAGATATATCTTTAATGTCCAGTATGCATTCTCTGCCAATGGTTCTAACATGTGCGACCTTTTTAAGTCTTTCCTGTCTCATATCTGATATTTCTTCGTCCTCAGCTGATGTATCTTTCTTATTAATTAGATTATTCCACTTGCGTCGATAGACATAGTCGTAGCAGTTTGACcatttatctttatctctcttgtaaaatgtatacTCAAGCTTATATCCATCCAGctttacaaaatatgcCAATACAGGTTTACTATCAACATAACTTACTGCCAAGTAAAGACATCTTCCACCACCGTTCCAAACATTTATATTCCCTTCCATTATCTTCTTTACTGTAACTTCTGGATATGGATAGTATGAATATGTCAGAAGTCCATCTATTATGTAGCTATAAACTTTGCACTTTTCACTGCTAGTAGTATTCTTAATGTCTATTACATAGTCTCCGGAGGCAGGTCTATCCCTACGGAGTTCATTAAGTTTGTTAATGTAGTCTACCTGGATCTCTTCCCAGTTATCCCCCTTGTttgcaaagtataaatCTAGATCCTTGTCTGACCCTTTGATGAGGTATGCAAATGCTGGTATATTGTAGACATAATGGACCATTAGGTACTTacattcctccttttcaGCACCTTCCCAGATTGTAAGAGTTCCATAGACTACCTTCTTAATGCTACCCTTGTCAGGAATAAAGACTGTAGTAGGATAACCATCTAGTGTGCAGTTGCTTACTGTATAGGCATTGGACTCTTCATAATGGACAatgtcaagaatggaaggatcTTTTGGTCCATCGCAGTCTGTAAATTTCATGGATTCTACTAGTTTATCAAGAGAGGCCTGTGACTCAATCAGTTCTTGTCTGAGCCTACCAACGTCTGTATTTTTACCAGGTGCAGTAGCCTTGATTTCAGAGAGTAGTCTATCGTGAACGTCCTTATTGATAGACTCCCACTTATTGGCACTCTTGACAAGGTAGTTGTGTTTGAATGCTCCATTAGTGTCTTTAGAGAGTATGTGTAGCAAGGTAGGATTATCAGATGGGTATAGTCTCACCATGATTGCCTTCTCCTGACCACccttccatagtacagCTTGTCCATTAGAAACACTAGTGGCACACTTTCCAGCCTTGGGCACATAGAAACGAGTATTGACCTTATTGAAGGGTGTCTCAAAGATTCTGCATTGTCCTGTATCCTGGTTGGTAGAGATGTCAagggagaatgaggatGGTGAGGGTACAGCAAGTCTAAGCTTGGCAAACTCCTCACTGTAGTTATCAATGGATTTCCATCCACCATCAGTCTTTAGTAGGTAAAATGAGAAGGATCTTCCGGAAATGTAGACTAACACTGGTTTCTTATCCTTCATGTGGACAGTACAGTAGTTACATCTTCCAGTGTCATCAGACCACAGAGTTTCTTGTCCAAATACTACCTTGTTTGGTTGTTCCTTCACCGCAACTATGAGTCTAGTTGGAACATCGTCTAGTGCATAGTCAAAGGATTTGTAGCTTTGTGGGTCTGGTTTACCAATGTCGAGGATTATCTCCTTTACCGGAGCTCTCTTGGATGGCTGAGTAGACTTTTGATCAGGTTGAGTAGCCGGTTGTGCATTCGCCTGTGGTTTCTTCTGAGGAGTCTGCCCATCTGTTTTTACTGGAGCATCTTCTGGCTTAGCCTGAACTCCTTGCTGGGGAGCTAGTTGAGCTGATGGATGCTTGGCTATAGGACGATTTTTTGCCTTTGTCTTTAAAGCgtccagattcttcttgtgGCcctcttctttaccatccttCCACTGTTTtccatcatggtatctataaACCTTGTTCTGcttattattcttatccCTGGTGACAAGTACTGCAAGAGTAGGCTGGTCTCCATCCAGATACAAGATGGCAGAGAGACATGTCACATCCTTCTTCCCTGGCCATATTGTGTCTGATCCATAGGTAAGTTTAGAGGCACCATTCCCAGCTGTGCATCTTAGGACTGggactccattctccatgTCACTAACTACGGTAAACTTGGCGGTGTCAATGAAGCTCTTGGCTTTGGTATTCTCAGATGCAGTAGCTACAGAGGCCTCTGGATTCTTGGTTTCATAAAGTACTTTTTCATAATAGTCACCATTTACACCTTCCCATTCGTCGTTGCTAAAGACACGGAAACAGTCATGGAGAGTCTCTTCTCTACTGTCATAGGTAAAGGATATGCCAATGATACCagactttccaaagtagaAAGTGGCCGATGAACAAAATTGATTTCCATCAGCTTGCCATACTACATTGCCATCATAAACAAGTTTGGGTACCTTTACACCCTTTTTGGCAGTGCAGTTTAAAGTTGGTATCCCATTGTGCTTTCCCACCTCCACATCAAAGAGAGTAGAATCTACCTTTGTTCTATAGGCAGATGCATTAGCATTACCAGGCAGTTCACCAACCTCATCAAATGTCCTTTCAAGAGCACTCTTGTCAACAAAGGTCCACTTATCCTTTACTAGTTTACAGTACTCCCTGGTGGTGCTCTCAGTGACTCTCTTGTATGTCAAGTTGGCAGCAAGTGGCTCACTAAATCCGAGGTAGACTTTTGCCTTTACAAGAGTATCCTTGTTATTCATACTGTCTATACTTTTCCAAACAAGCTTATTATTATGTAAAAGTAGGGGTATATTGGCATCTTGCTTGGCTGTATAGGTAACCACTGAAAGAGTTCC
The sequence above is drawn from the Theileria equi strain WA chromosome 4 map unlocalized gcontig_1105471998858, whole genome shotgun sequence genome and encodes:
- a CDS encoding hypothetical protein (encoded by transcript BEWA_017110A), which codes for MKIITLILLFCRFCTCEYSVNNGGTTKIRRNTPRTQLNRETGPRQPPPISPPGATTQHASRPGLNVQRSLPPRSGGLMETTTRGTLPGAKPTGTQTAVGKSTIIPTVNSKPSTRPVIEDIGEDLEEDLKHVKAYHEIRHETINTTPEVTSTTVPKEQPLEYKMDMTLITVGKSTEGTLSVVTYTAKQDANIPLLLHNNKLVWKSIDSMNNKDTLVKAKVYLGFSEPLAANLTYKRVTESTTREYCKLVKDKWTFVDKSALERTFDEVGELPGNANASAYRTKVDSTLFDVEVGKHNGIPTLNCTAKKGVKVPKLVYDGNVVWQADGNQFCSSATFYFGKSGIIGISFTYDSREETLHDCFRVFSNDEWEGVNGDYYEKVLYETKNPEASVATASENTKAKSFIDTAKFTVVSDMENGVPVLRCTAGNGASKLTYGSDTIWPGKKDVTCLSAILYLDGDQPTLAVLVTRDKNNKQNKVYRYHDGKQWKDGKEEGHKKNLDALKTKAKNRPIAKHPSAQLAPQQGVQAKPEDAPVKTDGQTPQKKPQANAQPATQPDQKSTQPSKRAPVKEIILDIGKPDPQSYKSFDYALDDVPTRLIVAVKEQPNKVVFGQETLWSDDTGRCNYCTVHMKDKKPVLVYISGRSFSFYLLKTDGGWKSIDNYSEEFAKLRLAVPSPSSFSLDISTNQDTGQCRIFETPFNKVNTRFYVPKAGKCATSVSNGQAVLWKGGQEKAIMVRLYPSDNPTLLHILSKDTNGAFKHNYLVKSANKWESINKDVHDRLLSEIKATAPGKNTDVGRLRQELIESQASLDKLVESMKFTDCDGPKDPSILDIVHYEESNAYTVSNCTLDGYPTTVFIPDKGSIKKVVYGTLTIWEGAEKEECKYLMVHYVYNIPAFAYLIKGSDKDLDLYFANKGDNWEEIQVDYINKLNELRRDRPASGDYVIDIKNTTSSEKCKVYSYIIDGLLTYSYYPYPEVTVKKIMEGNINVWNGGGRCLYLAVSYVDSKPVLAYFVKLDGYKLEYTFYKRDKDKWSNCYDYVYRRKWNNLINKKDTSAEDEEISDMRQERLKKVAHVRTIGRECILDIKDISLHETYRVIKTFVTNIPAVVYIPGPTFNFNTIKDQVNCNPHLGEQFKGVYVFMKDNELSVIYISRFYNNSILEVFYDLNDAKIIRSADVEALESYKHSKTVFSLDISRRGTDECKFVSFHNDGVLTHTHVVNAEYIANMVTDGVILLWRGDKGEKCLYSLTSFLDNTPILLNIFVRLSDGKLEHYYFYNSGEWTVINTLDYKGILRDLAGTTKSKLSESVERDTREVLTLDVAKVDTSKYTMETTRLRVLTSIKYSPPEDARVTKVLFGNDSLWQTLKAGAQCKFAVITYRGISIELAQLCIMDGCEKYMHFEMEDGRLSSITAEEYNDALSRLDSGDGGSDEDLEFIISTIDTLDLITPAEVDFEIDRFQLDTLSSAVYLPLPKHTIGRVVLGKVLWTNGNSKCLYVSTFSTEESIQLVQIVTEDGTLHFARLDKELVKVPQKKYDELFEKLGYRQVDQTPFYVPLEVPDAPNTISLDVSKALDSRVKTENGTFKGVSYATFYTTDDDVIDEISSGKLTVWKPEDDEVCVYGRLYLDNGPKLLKIRTVGKDGSNIVHLALDTDKWICLSQDVFNDKLNLMVLKLTEPLRFALTTTTDGYYEYTFDLSRYHIDSRFNSGFMTYGGHKYAVCTPKNGVIKKVVQGNITIWTPSSDDYYANMVLLSSDTHLYILVQSPFNIPAILSYHLKNNIWHMVNHEAISTDITKTLPIPSFRLTLDLTGKHDPEKYRVFKMEMNGVATTVFITIYGYYFDKVVSGKDLVWQSSENEECRYLMFHDKSGKNSFITVFVDCIDGSKFMVYEMKDKWTFSHQLLGPKNDYKTTTPAVFNLSDKTPQNVYFCDNVFNGIVHRAFSPLPGYHVQEVKDSETTIWQAEDKEQCIFILSVPGTTKSNTSLLSLFVRNEDYCGFKHFEKTDKWRHIDERGYDKRLIEKKQTNNVTTTVAISSIPQYKNAVTLDTANIDHDRVDLHEDSLNGARCLYSAKTGDYFNSLLDSGKTVWKSDKDKCISVAIYGKDELHCSLDVLSSDVITPIYFCRKAGNWSSTNYNTFHEWLRSYVKTPRVKLDLDNLDTNFFESFRYTQNGYEILYGRPLPGYVLTTVADGSTEVWEAGHNQYATEFQMSIIGDYTLLSIINHSYQVENLCFLKSSNSWSPIDEDVYDQYLVPVNDSTINYLKFDLSKPDFSIVVGHKDVMGDITILRYTPHLGRHVTAVVFGESTIWSGHYHDEYCISSEHITKGGAIFIKLLLKMGSSFEHRYFTKIDNRWVTLKEDEFKNKLGIQSVKIDAKSTLQDGGSDPNVYTLNISGTVDRDKITATETIYEEVKSVTYSPKFTAGIGKVVDSDGIVWMGTSDQKCVTAVISSKDGYDPLVSISINIDTEVRYKYLVKKNKEWYLIRKTKYDELLFAMYRHSLVTHADTTFDNPITLDLSTKSTEGVTFYEYTHNEVTYKTFKPKDDKSVVEIVDGKSVLWKSSSGKCIDAWTYSTPFSHLCRLDILSSGVITPHCFEKRGSLWISLDFKLYTEKLKKLISYNSAGIKLDLLGLSMDTCTILSYVHRGLLTTSVIYKLSTNSVYYRNTVWESKEGKETLASANFHTNTKEDICMVTLKDQSESLYFWRKGTVWDKITQNEFHDFCDALRRVSVENSYDTALTDIALDTNKVDREAFRTYNYSDSTVTNFEYFPLENNKVTKVISGTCDVIWQGDDKERCLSCKMVSKAECPPIVVLIIRYGEVYGFFSHKYFERVDSGWNEITEETFNLRLTSLYNNSRLQLLKDRLVDTSENSDVFDRKASYTSEEINMLYLNQWLLSHTPHWVLDQFKTFYPEKGWFSSIFSCC